One genomic window of Bartonella sp. HY038 includes the following:
- the radC gene encoding DNA repair protein RadC — MSGKEHKDTFQESDFFNLVGQIVPQVKLNSPKGVKSPDAKNIKTKPPKEKMHYEGHRQRLRQRFIETDGQGLADYELLELLLFRSLPRADTKPLAKALLHHFGTLADVLGADIKRLIEVKGCGESIALDLKIIGTTITKANRASINKRNIFSSWDKVIDYCTSVMAHETIEQFRILFLDKKNGLIADEVHQSGTIDHIPVYPREVMKRALELAAAAIILVHNHPSGDPTPSREDISMTIKLMEVAKGLNITIIDHLIIGRNGHVSLKSLNLI; from the coding sequence ATGTCGGGTAAGGAACATAAAGACACTTTTCAAGAATCTGATTTTTTTAACCTTGTAGGTCAAATAGTACCACAGGTAAAATTGAATTCCCCAAAAGGTGTTAAATCACCGGATGCAAAAAACATTAAGACAAAACCACCCAAAGAAAAAATGCATTATGAAGGGCACCGACAAAGACTACGCCAACGCTTTATCGAAACAGATGGTCAAGGGCTTGCTGATTACGAATTATTAGAGCTCCTGTTATTTCGCTCATTACCTCGTGCGGACACAAAACCACTTGCAAAAGCTCTCTTACATCACTTTGGAACGCTAGCAGATGTGCTCGGTGCGGATATTAAGCGCCTAATCGAAGTAAAAGGGTGTGGTGAATCAATTGCTTTAGACCTCAAAATCATTGGTACAACAATCACAAAAGCCAATAGGGCAAGTATTAATAAACGCAATATTTTTTCATCTTGGGATAAGGTTATAGATTATTGCACATCTGTCATGGCGCATGAAACTATTGAGCAATTTCGTATATTATTTCTTGATAAAAAAAATGGTTTAATCGCTGACGAAGTCCATCAAAGCGGAACGATTGATCATATCCCTGTCTATCCAAGAGAAGTAATGAAGCGGGCTTTAGAACTTGCTGCTGCTGCTATAATCCTTGTCCATAATCATCCATCGGGAGATCCTACTCCCTCACGCGAGGATATTTCCATGACCATAAAACTGATGGAAGTTGCCAAAGGTTTAAATATAACCATAATAGATCATCTGATTATCGGAAGAAATGGCCATGTCAGTCTAAAATCCCTTAATCTCATATAA
- the glpD gene encoding glycerol-3-phosphate dehydrogenase produces the protein MEKNFDVFIIGGGINGCGLARDAAGRGFKVCLAEMNDIASGASSASTKLIHGGLRYLEQGAFSLVRESLKERETIWKIAPHIVQPLQFLLPHHKDIRPKWFLNMGMFIYSRLGARTVLPHSRAVDFSKAVSNPLKQNYNKGFEYYDTRVDDARLAILNARHAQQLGADIRVRSKVISVKIINDRWHITVQREGHRQETHYTASFLVNMAGAWMDNILGDVAGLKVHSPIRLVQGSHIIVPRLYKHEHAYMFQNVDRRVLFAIPFQQDYTLIGTTDIDYQGDLGKVKITTEEIDYLCAASNEYFTQQISPEKVVWSFSGVRALYDNGEKNAQETSRDYLLKLADTKLPLLTLYGGKMTTFRKLAEDAMSFVEKYLGKRKGKWTANVCLPGGDFPHGDFEGLEKSVAKMLPMLDHFTVNRLTSCYGTDVFHIFNRDNRDFGIDFGYGLFEVEVDWLIKREWAQTANDILWRRTKLGLKFDDDQREVLENYLSDRLIQP, from the coding sequence ATGGAAAAAAATTTTGACGTCTTTATTATTGGTGGCGGTATCAATGGTTGTGGTTTGGCTCGTGATGCTGCGGGACGAGGTTTTAAAGTTTGTTTAGCCGAGATGAATGATATTGCATCGGGTGCGTCTTCGGCATCAACAAAGCTTATTCATGGTGGTTTGCGTTATCTTGAGCAGGGTGCCTTTAGCTTGGTGCGCGAGAGCTTAAAAGAACGGGAAACTATTTGGAAAATTGCGCCCCATATTGTGCAACCATTGCAGTTTTTACTGCCGCATCATAAGGACATTAGACCTAAATGGTTTTTAAATATGGGAATGTTTATTTATAGCCGTTTGGGTGCGAGAACGGTACTTCCCCACTCGAGAGCGGTTGATTTTTCAAAAGCAGTTAGTAATCCGCTGAAACAAAATTATAATAAGGGTTTTGAATATTATGATACGCGTGTTGATGATGCGCGTCTTGCCATTCTTAATGCGCGCCACGCTCAACAATTGGGGGCTGATATTCGTGTGCGTAGCAAAGTTATTTCAGTAAAGATTATCAATGATCGATGGCATATCACCGTGCAGCGTGAAGGACATAGGCAGGAAACTCATTACACAGCGAGTTTTTTAGTAAATATGGCAGGAGCTTGGATGGATAATATCTTGGGCGATGTAGCAGGTTTAAAGGTTCATTCGCCGATAAGATTGGTGCAAGGCTCTCATATTATTGTGCCGCGTCTTTATAAGCATGAGCATGCTTATATGTTTCAAAATGTCGATCGAAGGGTTCTTTTTGCTATACCATTTCAACAAGACTATACACTGATTGGCACTACGGATATTGATTATCAGGGTGATCTTGGCAAAGTGAAAATCACCACTGAAGAGATAGATTATTTATGTGCTGCTTCAAATGAATATTTTACCCAACAAATTAGCCCTGAAAAGGTAGTTTGGTCTTTTTCAGGCGTTAGGGCTCTATATGATAACGGTGAGAAAAACGCTCAGGAAACAAGCCGTGATTATCTTTTAAAGCTTGCCGATACAAAATTGCCTCTTTTAACCCTATATGGCGGAAAAATGACAACTTTTCGTAAGCTTGCTGAAGATGCAATGAGTTTTGTTGAAAAATATTTAGGAAAACGCAAAGGGAAATGGACCGCAAATGTTTGCCTGCCCGGTGGTGATTTCCCTCATGGAGATTTTGAAGGTTTAGAAAAAAGCGTTGCTAAGATGTTACCAATGCTAGATCACTTTACGGTTAACCGTTTAACAAGCTGTTATGGAACAGATGTATTCCATATTTTTAATAGGGATAATAGAGATTTTGGCATTGATTTTGGGTACGGGCTATTTGAGGTGGAGGTTGATTGGCTTATTAAAAGAGAATGGGCGCAAACCGCCAATGATATTTTGTGGCGTCGTACCAAGTTGGGGCTAAAATTTGATGATGATCAGCGTGAAGTATTAGAAAACTACTTATCCGATCGTTTGATCCAACCATAG
- the gltX gene encoding glutamate--tRNA ligase, protein MSAPVVTRFAPSPTGFLHIGGARTALFNWLYAKHSDGKMLLRIEDTDRERSTDAAVNAILEGLTWLGLDWDGDAISQLSRVERHREVAEELVAKGRAYYCYASPEELTQMRETARAEGRPPRYDGRWRDRDASEAPQGIKPVIRIKAPTVGETIVHDHVQGEVRFPNKDLDDFIILRSDGTPTYMHAVVVDDHDMGVTHIIRGDDHLTNSARQTIIYQAMEWNIPRMAHIPLIHGADGAKLSKRHGALGVEAYRAMGYLPVALRNYLVRLGWSHGDDEIMSMDEMISWFDIDDINKGASRFDFKKLEAINGQYIRASDDLFLFESAIDILPEIEGGADILAKLTDEKRAQFLAAMPGLKSRAKTLVELIDGAAFIFAERPLKLDEKAASLLDNDGKAILANTLPVLENCIEWSDDALHAAINAHSEASGVKLGKIAQPLRAALTGRAVSPGVFDVLAVLGRDESIARVRDQLS, encoded by the coding sequence ATGTCTGCACCGGTGGTCACACGCTTTGCCCCTTCACCAACAGGTTTTTTGCATATTGGTGGTGCAAGGACTGCTTTATTTAATTGGTTATATGCCAAGCATTCTGACGGCAAAATGCTACTGCGCATTGAAGATACCGATCGCGAGCGCTCCACTGATGCTGCCGTAAATGCGATTTTAGAAGGCCTAACTTGGCTTGGCCTTGACTGGGATGGCGATGCTATATCACAACTTAGCCGTGTTGAGCGGCACCGAGAAGTTGCAGAGGAGTTGGTTGCTAAGGGTAGAGCCTATTACTGCTATGCAAGCCCAGAAGAACTAACCCAAATGCGTGAAACTGCACGCGCAGAAGGTAGGCCACCGCGCTATGATGGGCGGTGGAGAGATCGTGATGCATCTGAAGCACCTCAAGGCATTAAACCAGTAATTCGCATTAAAGCACCAACGGTTGGCGAAACTATTGTGCATGATCATGTACAAGGTGAAGTGCGCTTTCCTAACAAAGATCTTGATGATTTTATTATTTTACGCTCAGATGGCACCCCTACCTACATGCATGCGGTTGTTGTCGATGACCATGATATGGGCGTTACTCATATCATTCGTGGTGACGACCATTTAACCAATTCAGCCCGCCAAACCATTATTTATCAAGCAATGGAATGGAATATTCCGCGAATGGCGCATATTCCACTTATTCATGGTGCTGATGGGGCAAAACTGTCTAAACGTCACGGTGCTCTTGGTGTTGAAGCCTATCGCGCTATGGGTTATTTACCAGTAGCTTTACGTAATTATCTCGTCCGTTTGGGGTGGAGCCATGGCGATGATGAAATTATGAGCATGGATGAAATGATCTCGTGGTTTGATATTGATGACATCAATAAAGGGGCTTCGCGGTTTGATTTCAAAAAGCTTGAAGCGATTAATGGCCAGTATATTCGAGCTAGTGATGATTTGTTCTTATTTGAAAGCGCAATTGACATCTTGCCTGAAATTGAAGGTGGAGCTGATATTCTTGCAAAACTTACCGATGAAAAGCGAGCGCAATTTCTTGCCGCTATGCCAGGATTAAAATCAAGAGCCAAAACACTGGTTGAATTAATTGATGGTGCTGCATTTATTTTTGCAGAGCGCCCTTTAAAGCTTGACGAAAAAGCGGCGTCCCTTCTTGACAACGACGGCAAAGCCATTCTTGCTAACACTTTACCTGTTTTAGAAAATTGCATTGAATGGAGTGATGACGCACTACATGCTGCAATTAACGCTCATAGCGAAGCAAGTGGCGTAAAACTAGGTAAAATAGCCCAGCCTTTACGCGCAGCATTAACTGGTAGAGCTGTATCGCCAGGTGTATTTGACGTGTTAGCTGTACTTGGAAGAGACGAATCTATTGCCCGCGTAAGGGACCAATTATCATAA
- the sfsA gene encoding DNA/RNA nuclease SfsA → MLFTSPLTPARLIKRYKRFLADVILENGDEITVSVPNTGSMRGLLHENGKVWLSHSSYPTRKYQYRLEIVESDNILVGINTSITNKIAEEAIRNGLVGDLANYSTVLREQRYGSNSRIDLLLKDINRVDTYVEVKNVHFMREQRLAEFPDTVTARGAKHLRELVKMVEQGKRAVMLFVIQREDCDKMAICADLDLIYGEEFQLARKKGVEAFAIGCKIDIEKIEAYRALPIIESPNIESMDN, encoded by the coding sequence ATGCTTTTTACCTCTCCTCTTACACCCGCGCGTCTCATTAAACGCTATAAACGGTTTTTAGCCGATGTCATTCTTGAAAATGGCGATGAAATAACGGTGTCGGTTCCAAATACAGGTTCCATGCGCGGACTACTTCATGAAAATGGCAAGGTTTGGCTCTCACATTCTAGTTACCCCACCCGTAAATACCAATATCGACTGGAAATAGTTGAATCTGATAATATTTTAGTTGGCATTAACACATCTATTACCAACAAAATTGCGGAAGAAGCTATCCGAAATGGTCTTGTAGGCGACTTGGCAAATTATAGTACTGTTTTGCGCGAACAGCGCTATGGCAGCAATTCTCGGATTGATCTATTGTTAAAAGATATTAATAGAGTTGATACTTATGTCGAAGTTAAAAACGTTCATTTTATGAGAGAACAACGCCTGGCGGAATTTCCCGACACGGTAACCGCGCGCGGTGCTAAGCATTTGCGTGAATTAGTTAAGATGGTAGAACAAGGTAAACGAGCGGTCATGCTCTTTGTTATTCAACGCGAAGATTGCGACAAAATGGCAATTTGCGCAGATTTAGATCTTATTTATGGTGAAGAATTTCAACTTGCACGTAAAAAAGGGGTTGAGGCTTTTGCTATAGGGTGCAAAATAGATATTGAAAAAATTGAGGCTTATCGGGCCCTACCAATCATAGAATCGCCAAACATAGAATCGATGGATAATTAA
- a CDS encoding DUF2268 domain-containing putative Zn-dependent protease (predicted Zn-dependent protease with a strongly conserved HExxH motif), which yields MDLRLHFLEAAGDLSSWKDIIRTQIEALRLKIEKIVPAKDHNIAIDVLIGNDPTNIIPEIGVGGSCYKAELISISIDSQNENFSAKLAEGHFAQAIAHELHHAMRWARHGYGETLGEAIISEGLADYFSTFITSMPVPPWCKVEITNQIIKLAKSQLKNENYNHYEWFFGTGDLPRWAGYSIGYQLIDLYSRNNDKKSKTGMVDIDAMEILNHINKLLKQ from the coding sequence ATGGATTTACGGTTGCATTTTCTTGAGGCCGCAGGCGATTTATCGTCTTGGAAAGATATTATTCGAACTCAGATCGAAGCACTACGCTTAAAGATTGAAAAAATTGTACCTGCTAAGGATCATAATATTGCCATTGATGTTTTAATCGGCAATGATCCCACTAATATTATTCCCGAAATTGGCGTGGGCGGTAGCTGCTATAAAGCTGAACTTATTTCCATTAGCATTGATTCACAAAACGAAAATTTTTCAGCTAAACTTGCGGAAGGTCATTTTGCCCAAGCCATTGCACATGAATTGCATCATGCGATGCGATGGGCACGACATGGCTATGGAGAAACGCTTGGCGAAGCAATCATTTCCGAAGGTCTCGCCGACTATTTTTCAACGTTTATTACTTCGATGCCTGTACCGCCTTGGTGCAAAGTTGAAATAACAAATCAAATAATCAAGCTTGCAAAAAGTCAGCTAAAGAATGAAAATTACAACCATTATGAATGGTTTTTCGGCACGGGTGATTTGCCACGCTGGGCAGGATATAGCATTGGTTATCAACTTATCGATTTATACAGCCGCAATAATGACAAAAAAAGTAAGACAGGTATGGTCGATATTGATGCAATGGAAATTTTAAATCATATCAATAAACTGTTAAAGCAGTAA
- the gltA gene encoding citrate synthase, whose product MSDNSAHIMVEGKSIELPVRKGTLGPDVIEIAPLYKETGTFTYDPGFTSTASCESKITYIDGDAGVLLYRGYPIEQLAEKGDFLETCYLLLYGELPTAAQKADFDYRVQHHNMMHEQFARFFQGFRRDSHPMAVMVACLGAMSAFYHDSIDITDPHQRMVASIRLVAKVPTLAAMAYKYSIGQPFVYPRNSLDYASNFLHMCFAVPCEEYVVNPILGRAMDRIFTLHADHEQNASTSTVRLAGSSGANPFACIAAGVACLWGPAHGGANEACLKMLEEIGSVDRIPEFIARAKDKDDPFRLMGFGHRVYKNYDPRARIMQQTCHEVLTELGIKDDPLLDIAMELEKIALHDPYFVEKKLYPNVDFYSGITLKALGFPTNMFTVLFALARSVGWVAQWMEMIEDPAQKIGRPRQLYTGAAERDYVPVDKR is encoded by the coding sequence ATGTCGGATAATAGCGCTCATATTATGGTCGAGGGTAAATCGATCGAATTACCAGTGCGAAAAGGCACCTTGGGACCTGATGTTATTGAAATTGCCCCTCTTTATAAGGAAACGGGTACTTTTACCTATGATCCAGGCTTCACATCCACCGCATCATGCGAATCAAAAATCACTTATATTGATGGTGATGCAGGTGTTCTTCTTTACCGCGGTTATCCAATTGAACAATTGGCAGAAAAAGGCGACTTTTTAGAAACTTGCTATCTTCTTCTTTATGGAGAACTACCAACAGCTGCACAAAAGGCAGATTTTGACTATCGTGTTCAACACCACAATATGATGCACGAACAATTTGCTCGCTTCTTCCAAGGCTTTCGCCGCGATTCTCACCCAATGGCAGTCATGGTTGCCTGTCTTGGCGCTATGTCAGCTTTCTATCACGATTCAATTGATATTACTGATCCGCATCAGCGCATGGTTGCTTCAATCCGCCTGGTTGCGAAAGTACCAACCCTTGCTGCAATGGCATATAAATATTCGATCGGCCAGCCTTTCGTATATCCACGCAACTCGCTTGATTATGCGTCAAATTTCTTGCATATGTGTTTTGCCGTGCCTTGTGAGGAATATGTTGTTAACCCGATACTTGGCCGCGCGATGGATCGAATCTTTACGCTCCATGCGGATCATGAACAAAATGCTTCAACATCAACGGTGCGTTTAGCTGGTTCATCTGGTGCCAATCCTTTTGCATGTATCGCTGCCGGCGTTGCATGTCTTTGGGGCCCTGCACATGGTGGTGCCAATGAAGCTTGCTTAAAAATGCTTGAAGAAATTGGCTCTGTAGATCGTATCCCCGAATTTATTGCGCGCGCTAAAGATAAGGATGATCCGTTCCGCCTTATGGGCTTTGGTCATCGTGTTTATAAAAATTACGATCCTCGTGCTCGTATCATGCAGCAAACATGCCACGAAGTACTTACAGAACTTGGCATTAAAGATGATCCACTTCTTGACATTGCTATGGAACTTGAAAAAATTGCGCTGCATGATCCATATTTTGTTGAAAAGAAGCTCTATCCCAATGTTGACTTCTATTCAGGCATTACTTTGAAGGCTCTTGGCTTCCCAACCAATATGTTTACTGTTCTATTTGCCTTAGCTCGCAGTGTTGGCTGGGTTGCACAATGGATGGAAATGATTGAAGATCCTGCACAAAAAATTGGCCGCCCTCGTCAGCTTTACACAGGCGCCGCCGAACGCGATTACGTTCCAGTTGATAAGCGCTAA
- the map gene encoding type I methionyl aminopeptidase, with amino-acid sequence MVSYIDYKKVPIEYTGQIRIFDEEGFAGMRKACNLAARCLDALIDFIKPGITTQSVDDFVFAFGAKEGALPADLNYRGFTHSCCTSLNHVVCHGIPGARILKEGDIVNVDVTFIVDGWHGDSSRMYPVGKIKRAAERLMEVTHESLMLAIAAVKPGARTGAIGHAIQTYAESQRCSVVRNFCGHGVGQLFHDTPNIVHYGIPSDGPELREGMIFTIEPMINLGKPDVKILNDGWTAVTNDKSLTAQYEHTVGVTANGCEIFTLSPANMFYIPPKS; translated from the coding sequence ATGGTTTCCTATATAGATTATAAAAAAGTACCAATTGAATATACAGGGCAGATCCGAATTTTTGATGAGGAAGGTTTTGCGGGTATGCGCAAAGCTTGCAATTTAGCAGCTCGCTGCCTTGATGCATTGATCGATTTCATTAAACCAGGCATTACAACCCAATCCGTTGACGATTTCGTTTTTGCTTTTGGTGCCAAAGAAGGTGCTTTGCCAGCAGATCTTAACTATCGCGGTTTTACACATTCTTGCTGCACATCACTAAACCACGTGGTGTGTCATGGTATTCCAGGAGCGCGCATATTAAAAGAGGGTGATATTGTTAATGTTGATGTCACTTTTATTGTTGATGGCTGGCATGGCGATTCAAGCCGCATGTATCCGGTGGGCAAGATTAAGCGCGCGGCCGAACGCTTAATGGAAGTAACCCACGAATCTCTCATGCTTGCTATTGCGGCAGTAAAACCAGGCGCTCGAACAGGTGCGATAGGGCATGCAATTCAAACCTATGCTGAAAGCCAGCGATGCTCAGTTGTGCGAAATTTTTGCGGTCATGGCGTTGGGCAATTATTCCACGATACACCCAATATCGTTCACTATGGCATCCCAAGTGATGGTCCAGAACTGCGTGAAGGCATGATTTTTACAATTGAGCCAATGATTAACCTCGGCAAGCCCGATGTAAAAATTTTGAACGATGGCTGGACGGCAGTTACTAATGATAAATCATTGACCGCGCAATATGAGCATACGGTGGGGGTAACGGCAAATGGTTGCGAAATATTTACACTTTCGCCTGCTAATATGTTTTATATTCCTCCTAAAAGCTGA
- a CDS encoding DUF3126 family protein, which translates to MKPEEIKKLDAYFKRTFGNAAISVKPRPRKDDSCEVYIDDEFIGVVYVDDDEGELSYNFSMAILDIDL; encoded by the coding sequence GTGAAACCCGAAGAAATTAAAAAGTTAGATGCTTACTTTAAGCGAACATTCGGTAATGCGGCGATTAGTGTTAAGCCTCGTCCGCGTAAAGATGATTCATGCGAAGTTTATATTGATGATGAATTCATTGGCGTTGTATATGTTGATGATGACGAGGGTGAGCTATCCTATAATTTTTCCATGGCAATTTTGGATATTGACTTATAA